A single region of the Sorghum bicolor cultivar BTx623 chromosome 9, Sorghum_bicolor_NCBIv3, whole genome shotgun sequence genome encodes:
- the LOC110430380 gene encoding bcl-2-binding component 3-like — protein MAACRAVPAPGRAVPSCRPSRATTVPRAGYGPRHGPRAVGPARRHGGPPGQELKSYIFYWDIKHRAVGPCLSRATDHGGGPGTARYVGPCLSRATDHGGGPGTARYVGPCRPGPGSSRAVPCPGRAKMTGRGPGQRATGRMAIYGLGLV, from the exons ATGGctgcgtgccgtgccgtgcctgccCCGGGCCGCGCCGTGCCGTCGTGCCGGCCGAGCCGTGCCACCACCGTGCCTCGTGCCGGGTATGGCCCAAGGCACGGCCCGCGGGCTGTCGGGCCGGCCCGAAGGCACGGCGGGCCACCGGGCCAAG aaTTAAAAAGCTATATTTTTTACTGGGATATTAAACATCGGGCCGTCGGGCCGTGCCTGAGCCGTGCCACGGACCACGGTGGCGGTCCAGGCACGGCCCGGTACGTCGGGCCGTGCCTGAGCCGTGCCACGGACCACGGTGGCGGTCCAGGCACGGCCCGGTACGtcgggccgtgccggcccggGCCCGGTAGTAgtcgggccgtgccgtgcccgGGCCGGGCCAAAATGACGGGCCGCGGGCCGGGCCAACGGGCCACGGGCCGCATGGCCATCTatggtttaggccttgtttag